The sequence below is a genomic window from Lolium perenne isolate Kyuss_39 chromosome 4, Kyuss_2.0, whole genome shotgun sequence.
CCCGGCTTCATTCTGGCGATCGATGTTCTTAATGCTCTGTTCAGTCTGGCAGAGGAAGCAAGGATTTTCTCCTCTCTTGTGAATTGCGTAGTCTGGCACCGCCTTTCGCTGTTTTCCGATGATGTGGTTCTGCTTATCAACGCCTTCCATGGAAGAAGCTACCGCAGCGCTTCAGCTATTGCGTGCCTTTGGCGCGGCGGGGCTCCACTGCAACCTTTCTAAAAGCTCAGTTTCTCCAATCAGATGCGACAATGTTGACCTTCAACCTATCATGGGCGTGTTGTCCTGTCCAGTTGGTCAATTTCCTGTCCAGTACATTGGGCTGCCTCTCTCTGTTACCAGGTTGTCCAAGAGCGATCTTCAGCCGCTGGTAGACAAGGTGGCCGGGCATGTCCCTACTTGGAAAGCTTCCTTGATGAAGAAGAGCGGTAGGTTTGATTCTCTTGGACTCCGCTCTGACGGCTACCTCCATCTACACCATGTTGTCCCTGGATTTACCCCTGCGGTtcttcaagtgcatcgacatgctGCTGAGGGGGTTTCTGGTCAGCCTCCACGGAAGCTCGGAGAGGACAGCGTGTGGTGTCGTGGCAGCGTATGGTTTGGGCATCAAGAACCTGCGTTTGCTGAATCTTGCCCTACACATGAGGTGATAAACCCAGGCAAGCTAGGAGAGGGCATGACCGGCAGCCAAAGCTATGTGTGTTGCGGATGCACTCCAAGACCAGAGATGGACTGCGGAGATCATTGAGGCAGTACAAGAGGTGACGTCAATGCATTGATCATACTCACGGCAGAGTGGCAACGATCGACGATGCCCTATGACCTTTGCAGGAAGAATTTCAACTATGGAAGATTACTGGGTTGTGTGGAGGTTAGCGTGGAGTTGGAGCTGGATCGCCTGTTATGTGGCTCCGCGGCTTGTTCTGTAACTAAACTCTGGCATGTGCCATTCTACAGTTTCCCTGTTCCTCGTCACACTATGGAGCAAACAAAAAGAGTTATCTTTGAAAAAAAAGTTTATGCCCGGTACATTCAAACTCTGGAGCAAACAAAAATATTCAGCTACATTCCTTAACAAATTGACGAGACATATATGTTTTTTGCAGTTACCATCAGACGTGCTCTATAATAACAGGAGGAACAACAAGAGTATCTTTGAAAAATAAGGCATGCCCGGTATATATTCAAActatggaacaaacaaaaggattCAGCTACATTCCTCATAAAATCGACGAGACATTGTTTATATGCAGTTACATCAAACGTGCTCTATAACAAGAACGAACGTTAAGTCACCATTGACAGAGTTGAACAAGCAAAAACGTGTTCCTGTGAAACCTATCCATTTACAATTTGTGCAACCCAACTTATTTCTTATGCGCATAAAACTGGTGCATTCCGATCTGCTGTCCGTCCTTGCCGGCGACTTAAACACCCCTTTTGCGCGCAATGCTTCACACCACCCTTGTGAAATATGCCAACATGTTGATCGATCTGAAAGGATGAAAGGAACAACGGTTATATTACTTCATGATTTTCGTTAGCAATACGATTTGAAAAATTGAGAGAGAAAATAgctacctggtcatcatcatttgCATATTTGCGCTGCTTGCTCTTCGGGTCAAAGAAGCATATCATACAGAGTGTCACCTTTTTGTTCTTAAGGTTTCGATTTTCTTGCCAGTACCTCAAGTGGAAAATTTCTTCCTCCTACAATTTTTTGCAGTTTACAATTAATTATCAACATTTAGTGTCCAAACACTCTATCAACAAGTTGAAAAACGTCAAACAGAATGTGCTAAAAACACTAAATGGTCTTGAATTGATGTTTTCATTGCTCTTAAATCATTTGCTTAATTGGGCTTTTTAGCATGACTAGCCATTGAACACAACAAATAACCCTAAAGTCTAAACATTGTTGGCACATGATGTTAGTACAATTGCTAATCCCTATCCAATGATAACTAAAGATCGAATAACAATGTATGTGGTTACACTTTTGCTCCGTTTCATGCTCACTGGTGAAGATGTACTTAGCCATTAAGTGTGGCTCTGGTATGTTAACATTATTTTCACAATGCTTGATGTGTGCAAATACTAAGATATCGTAACATACTTCAAAAAGGAACTAGAGTACTTCTTTcatcaattgttcatttggatcaTCCCTGAATGTCACTTAGTTATGTCCTTAGATCATACCTCAGGCTGAGGCCGAGGAGTGCAGGATGGCCCGGCCGATGCAGGCGAGACCGACGTGGCAGAAGACGGCGCGTGCTTGGCGCGGCCGTTGGAGTCGGCGGCGGCATTGAGAGCGCCATCCCGTGGCGAGGCGGCGAAGACGGTCTGCACCTTGTCCTTGGCGTCGCAGGCACAGTGGAGGGCGTGGTGGCCGGGGTCGGTGGCGCGTCCCGCCTTGGCGCGGCCGTTGGAGTCGGCGGCGGCCTTGAGGGTGCGGGCGGCGTTGGGAGCGCGGTCCGGTGGCGACGCGGTCTTGGCGGTGTTGGAGGCGCAGGCGCGGTCCAGGGCGCGGTGGCCGGGATTGGGGGCGCGTCCCGCCTTGGTCGACGTGGAGGCGAAGGACTTGGCAATGGCGGCCTCGTCGAGGACGGCCGCCTTGTCGGCTTCTTTGGCCGCGGCTTTGGCCGTCTTCTTGGCGGCCTTCTTGGCCTTCTTGGCCTTGTTGGCCGCCGCTGCATTGTCGGCGTCCCTCTTGTCCTTCTTCTCCCGCTTCTTGGCCTTCTTGGCCGCCTTCTTGGCCGCCTTCCTTTGCTCCTCCTCCGCCTGCgtgtccgcctccgcctccttgTGCGCCTTCatttgctcctcctcctcctgcttgtCCCCGGCCGCCGTTGTTGGCTGGCCGCGCTCAGTCGCAGCACCGCAGGCGCTCAAGAAGCGCATGAGCAACGCCCGGAAAGCGTCGAAGTCGCACGCTCTCCGGACAAGGTCGATCAACCGCTGCCTTGAGGGTGCGGGCTCCATCTGGAGCACGCCGACGGGCGGTGGCGGGGGCAGGTGTTGTGTTGAGCTGGGAGAGAGAGGTGGCGGGCGGGAGAAGAAAGGGGGAAGAAATAACGGCCGCGGTGGAGATTAAATAAGGAACGATTcgatttcttttattttctttttctttttttctttttttcctcgTCTCTTCGAGCTCCGGCCGGCGACCGGCTCCGGCTCGTGTCGCCGCCGTCGGCTGCCCAACACGTCGGTCGGTCGGTCGCTCGGTCGGTCGGTCAAGTTCCCCTCAAAATCAAAATCAAAATCAAAATCAAAACCCTATCTATCCCCTCTCTCAGCTCACCCTccttccgccgccgcccgccggcgaCGAGCTGCGCGCTGCCGGGAGGTCCAGCACGCCGCCCGCCCGCCTGCCTGTCTATTCACCGGCTGCACGTTTCTTCCCTGTCGTCCTCCTTCACCTGCTCGACACCAGCCGTCTCCAATGCTCCACAGCAAAATCCCACAGCGCCTGCAACCTGTTCGACACAGTGCCGCACTGCCCTCAGTGCTCACCACATTGTGCTCCGCATGCTCCCTTCCGATGcttctgctgctgctgcttctgcTGCTACCTCGGCTACCTCCACCATGACGACCTCAACTCCCCCTGCTGCTGTGCTGGACGGCGGTGGTTTAACCGCACAGCAAATGAAGCACCGGTCGTTTCTCTGACGTGTACGGTCAGGTACACCTTCGGTTCCCCCATGCCCTCTGTGCTGATGTTTATATTTGCTCTCTTCACCAACCTCCGTGCTGGACGTCTCGCGCGGCAGCTCAACTGCGACGTAATCGCTCGCACATGGCCCCAACTCCACCACCAGTTCAGCCGGATGTGTGTGACGACCACGGCTGCGCATGCGCCCTCACAGAGTCTGTGCATTGTCCAGTGTCCCAGCAGCGACCGCAACACATGACTCTGCTCCATGTTGCCGACTACCCGTTCGACTGAAAGCTCAGGAGGCAATATCAGCCAGCGTGCCATTTGTTGCCTATCGGGCTACTCACATAACCTCATCTTGCCTACTGACTTGCATTGCAGGTTTTTGCGATTTCTTTTTACCTTCTAGATACTTATATCTGCCAGGCTATAGGATCAGTTGCTGTGTCAACTATTTATCCATTCAAATTCTTCAGCTCATCTCAAAAAAATGAAAGTGTTTACTGTTCGTTTATTTGATTTCAGGTTAAAGAGGTTGTTGATGATATTGTTCCTGCGGTGGGCTTGTCAGAAGCTTCAGCAGTTCTCAGTCATCCATAGCGGATGAAATCTCACATCTTATGGTTACACTATTGCTCATGTGCTAGTTCATACAGTTGTTTCATGCTCTTTGGGAAGATGTCCTTAGACATAAAGCGTGCCTCTGGTATGTAAATCCCCCCACTCTCAACTCAAGTCCACAGCTTTTTATGTAGGTATTCTTATCAATTCTAATTCTCTATATATTTAGCTGGTGTGCATGTGTTCTCTCTGTGTACCATGCATTTTTATGCTCGCGGAGACTTTAGAACAATCAAACAAATGGCATATGCAAAGCATTTGCATTTCTTCCGGCGCCGTTGCTTTGCTGCTTACTGCTTTTGGACGCGTATGGTCATCTTTTCTAGGGATTTAGGTGGTCGACGGGATCGGGATTTGGGTGCCTGGAGCCAAGATGAACGATGTATTTGTTTGGACGTTTCTCCAGTTTCAGGTCCATGCATGTATGGCTGCTTGTGATTGCGGCGGCTGCTAATGTCTGCTTCACCGTAAATCGTTTTCGACTAATGCAGGCTCACCTTTTAGGTTTGGTTGTTTCGACTTGGATAAGATTAGTGTTTTTTAGGGATTAGTTTCATGTTCTTGCAGTAATAttctggtctatgatgggttgctacCCAGTTCGTAATGGATGGGAAACCCAGTTCGTAATGGATGGGAGAATCTGGCGAGATTTATGTGTTGCATGGCTCAGTTTTCTCTGTCCATGGTATAACTACAGATTTGGAGTCAGTTTGTTTTTTAACGCAGATTTAGCCTCGCCAGTTAGAAAAACAAGCGCTAATTGCAAGAAGTACCTCAGAAAATTTGTGTGTCGACCTTGCTTAAATTTTAGAGATTTAGGGATTCCACTAGCAACACGACTTATAGCCCTCTTGTGTGCCGTCTAAAGGCCTTGTTCATAACTATTCAGAGGTAGGTGTTGCTTACTCTCTCTGTACCATAGTTTTTTTGTGTCACAATGTGTCTTTGTTCAGGGTACTGTTAATATTTAGGCTAGGGATGTGTATTATTCCCTTAATACAGTCCTGTTGCCATCATAAGCAGCTTCTCTGATGGCTTGTCTAGAAACGTGTTTTATTTGCTTTGTCAACAATTTGGTGCAGATTCCTGTTTCTTATGTTTATTTTACCTGTGACTATTCATAGGTAGAAGCTGCTTGGCAGTGGGCGGGGCAAGATGTCTGGCAATGTGAGTTGATTCTACTTGACAAGGAGTTAATTCTTTTTGTCTGTTGAGAAGCCAGTGTGCTGCATTCGAGTTGATAGCCTTCTTGTTATGGTGTGTAGCATGTATGTGTTGACAATACTTTACGAAGGAAATTTGACAAGGAGGGGTACTTGGAACGAGCTCGGCAGAGAGAGCGAGATGAGAAGGTACTCCATTATGGCTTATTGTTTTTTGAGAATTAATTTTTTATCACATCCATACTTGTCTTGCATTCACTGTTACTAACATGCTTTTCTCTTTTATCCAGGATGAATACCGAAGAGATCATAATGTTCAATGCAAGCAATTAACCATAAATTTCCATCCCCTAGCACTGGCCGTGGCCTTTCTTCAGGTGACGCCGCCGGGAGGTGACTACAAGAAATAGCATGGTCCGCCGCCGCCACATCAACCATGTGGGTGATTCTAGGACACAGTTCTGACAAACGGTGAGAGCCATCGCAGGTTCATTGTGCCTCGCATGGCAGAGTGTGTCAGCTGTGAGGAGGAGCACGCGGGAAGCAGTATGTTGGCCTTGGAGTCGCGTGTCATCCTTGCATGTCACTCCAAACCATCTCTACAGCACAGGTATACCGCCAAATGGTTCGCTAGGCCGGCATAACGAAGGAACCAGAGTCACGACAGCAAATCGAGATTTGCTTCAACTTATGGTTAGGCTATACTCTTAGATGATAAATGTCCCTTTCGATTTTAGTTTCAGCTAATTCTGATAGTTACTGTATGAAGAGAAGTACTTCTGGTAATAAATTTATTGTTAATTGTTTGCATGAAACAATATGGCAGATTTCTATGTTAATAGCTTTTTTAACGTTTTTCTGATCTGTGTTTACGGCATTTTTGTCAGTATGGGATGAACCTAGGTTGGTTCATAGAGTTATATGGCACATATAATAGTCATGCTGCCTGCTGAaatatgaaactatatttttttttttcaaatgaaATATGAAGTTATCAGTACTCCTCTTTCATATTTTTTATCATATATATACTTGAATTCTTCCTGTTGTTCTTTCCTACAATGAGAGTGTAATTGACATGTTTCACTTCTTCACAGGGCCTGGTACAAAGATTTTGTATTCCGTGATTTGGAATACTTATTCTTTTGGCTGGCCAAAGCAACGCATACATAGCGAACTTGTCAAGCTAAAGCACGCCAAAGGGTAACCTATACATATAACTAAGCCGTGAGAGGAGATCTTCATGGTTGGCATGTCCATGAAAGATGAAACGCCCCGCCTCATTTAAGGTTCTGCTCTTCTTAATTAGTCCATCTCTAGGGCCTAGAGGTGAGTCATTGCTCCTTACAAAGACTCAATTTGTGTATCTTCACTTTGTTCTTGCGCAGTACCTTAGATTGCCTTGATCTTGTGTGACGATTCATATCTAATTTCTTTAACTCCACCTGGTGTTTTACTCCCTCTCTTTAAGTATGGTTCTCCTGCCAGGAAAATCTTACATGCCTGTTATTTTTATGCTCAAGTGTTGCTCATGGTTCAGGTAAAACACCATTGCTTTGTTTGCAGCCATCCATTTCTCAATTTGTTTTGTCAAAGTTCCCCAATACATTTGTATGTATCCAGGCGTCTTGACTTCTGTGACAGAGTAATAAAAATATGGTGCAAGTAGATATAAGTACTTCTAGATGAAGCTCATTATGTAAACCCACGAAAGCTATCTCGTGGGGTGGCAATTAGGAATCTTATATGATTTTGCATGAACGTTGAACAAGGAGTTTAAATGTCAAACAGTGAAAGGAGAGAAGAACATGTCCACATGATAGTAGCAAAAGATACATTGTACATGCTTCCTGCACTTAAGCTGTTATCATACAATTAAGAGCAAACACGTATTTACAAATCTATAGTCTCTCCACAAAAAGAGGAAGCttatttcaaatacaaaataagAGTTATCTTTTACCATTGGAGCTGAGATTTATTATATTGTTTTTGGAGATGCACGTTTTCTCTGTTAAGCCGGTGTCATTTTCCATCTTCCTGTGATCGGTGTTATTTGCATCGTTTATTTGCTGTAGAGAGCTGTACATAACTACATATATGATTTTGCCAAAGGTAAACGTAATATGGCCATTCTTATTTTTTACTTCCCCCTTTTGTAATTAATTAACTCATCGATAAAGTATAGGTTGGGTGTGTAAAGCTCCAGTTGGTCATGGTTTGTCTCACAGTCTATGTAATGCACGGTAGTGCTATTTAAGTATTTACTAGATCAAGATGCGCGCTTCGCCGCGCCGCCTGCATCTTGTTTTGACATGGCGTGGCCAACGTGATTGATTCACCATTGTTTCTAGATGTGCCACTTCAGCAAGTAATCTGTTGTCCTTTCCTGATGTTTAGTCTTAGCAACATACACAATTCTGAATATGTATAACCATCAAACATACAATCTTCAAGTAGCCACTTCATTGTATATTGTCACTCACTTACAGGGATGCGGTATATTCTATTTATATACCAAACAATCTATATTGACACTCACTTCCAAGGATGGAGGACATTCTACATGTATATAAAACAAAGGCATACGATGGGTGGAAACAATTCATCATTTGAAGATGCAAATCAGAAAATTGGTAATGAATTAAATACCATCATCCTGACCTATTTTTGTAAAGGAATCTGAACCTATTTTACTTACTGAGCTATGTAACGCATATGACAACCATAAGGTGAGGCACAATTTTCCATCACCTTCGGTTTGAGGAGCTAGCACAGGTCTGGTGATAGGGCGCTAAAGAATACACTTTATGAAGAACGAAAAGAACAATTTCCGAAGTGACCAACATCCCAAATATCATAGACAATCTTTTGTTCAAGAAAACAACAATTACGGCCTCAATTTACTGTACTATTCATCAGTCGCTCAAAATAATGTAGCATTGATCAAGACAACAAATGTGACTCCATCTCCTAGTACCATGAAAAGAACATTTCTAGAATCAGACAATATTGTCATGAAAAGGGTTCTTCAGAATGCAAGGTGTTTACTGAAATAAACACTATGGTATACTGTGACTTTGATTTACTTGTGTTGTTTCTAGAAATTGGCAATCTCCCATGAGTAATATTGTCATATTttatcatttttatgattttaaaATTCTGTGACCATATAAGAACACAAAAGGAATGTTGCTCATTCGTTCTCCTTTCTTCTATTAACTTTCAGCAGTGTAGTCTAGATTAGTCTTTGTTTCCTAAGATGTCCTGTAAAAAAACATAGTTATCCTTGCTGATCGAAAAGAAAAGCATACTACCTCCATTCCATAATATACTACCTCTATTCCACTAATGGAATAGCTCTCAGCTATTCCAGGCCAAGCATCTTCTACGCCGCACCCTAATTATTTCCTAACATTTGAAATTTGATAGGTTCCTCAAAACTATGCACAGTTAGTATGTGCCTCACCACTAATCAACAAaatcaagatggaaatggctattGTGCTTCATGTCAGTTGTTAATTTCCAGAATAAAAAAGGTACTCCTGCAAGTTAATATGTGTCCATTGAATCTGTTTGGATTGAGAGTAGAGAAAAATATCAAGCATAGAACCAAGAAGTTGGAACTATTTGAAGATGACATACTATCCTGCAGAAAGCACATAGCTACTCAGATGAAGCACCATATATAACTGAGAGACATAGAAAGACTATTGGGCTACTGGGCAGTACGAGTTCTTGTAACCAAGTTTCCGACATATATTCAATATAAGTCATGTACTAACAACTGTACTGGCATGGAAAATCTTTGTATTGAGatgaacaaaaaaaaaaacttacacGGAGTACTGTATAATGGCAAGGAAGAAGCAGAAGAGTAAAAAGGCACCATCAATTTTACACAGCTCAAATCTATTACCTGCAAAACTCAAGACCAACAGATATACGTCTTCAATATTCAGACTTAGTGACGTCCATACTTCATGGTGAAAGGAGTGAATATTTGCTCCGCCAGACTTTATCAGTAAACAGGCAAGTGTCAAGAGGTAATATGAAGGTGCATATGGAAGATGAGTTAGAAATACCATATCCTCCTTGGCTCCGCTGGTTGTCGTGGACAACCTCACATGCATTTGATGCGTAGCGTCACTGCTGATGAGTACCCACTCAACTTAAACGGCGACCCACCAGAACAGGGACTGTCATCTCGCATCGAGGCCGTTGTGCTTGTCGCCATCATGGATGTTGTGTCTCACCTCCACCCCTCAGCACTCCTCCGCCAACCAGCCACACCAACTCGGTCGCCTACCACAGATCTAGCTTTGCTCATGTAGGTTACATAACCAAAATTTAACCCACCAGTCCAAACGAACGCCCCGTATTTTTAAAAAATGAAGAAAAATCAACCAATATCTCGTCGATTTGGGGAGGCCTGAGTGTGCGCGCAGATAGCCCTGCAACAAAGGACGGCAACCTCCAATGAAGACCGGTATCTAAAAAAGTTTAACACAAATATATTCATAGCCGGCAACATAAGTAAGAGCTCATAACTAAACGCTCAACACTATTCAGTAAATTGAGCAGGTAATATTAGAGAAAAGCACGTGTAAGCAAATGGCATGGGCAGTAATAAATAGATTTCTTTATCTTACTAACTGAGCAGATACTTCTGTATTAGAAAATCAGGCTAGAGCCCTGCGCTTTATATAAAGTAACCAAGTCTTACAAAGTATATCATGCTACGATCACCAGCTTTACAAAGGATAGCACACATCTGGAACAAACCCTAGAAAACACACAATCCAAGCAGAacaaacacaccctgaaccaaactACCACCATCAGAATTaaaaaataaaggaagaacaactTCCAATGGAAGAAACATCACAACTTGTAGACACTCCCAGGACAAGGCGACACCAATCTTTCCTTGGCAACGGGAAAACAAAGACTCCCGACAGCTCAAAAAAGGCCACCAACACACATTGGAATGACCAGGTAGGTGTTCAGTGAAGAGGAGGTAACTTTAAATTTGTAGCTGAGTGAATACATTCAGTGAGTTGCCAATCTCACTTGTTCAATTAAATTCAATGTTAAGTGCTCCACGCAATTAACTTCATGTAGAGAATATAATTTGTAGTTGCTACATGATCAAACATGTTATTTTCTTGCATAACCTGATGCACAAATCTATAGTTGCACGTGTGATTAAGAAAAGATATTGTGGTTCTGAGGAGGGGCTTACGAATCGAAATTTCCATCAGAAGGAAGCACATACCAATCACGTGACTTGGAAGGGAGAGGGGATGTGGCAGACTTGTTGAGATGGAcagaggtggtggaggaagaggcTGTGACGGGAGCAGCGGGGGACCAGTGCAAAGAGGCCAGCGAGGCCGGAGCCGAACATGCGGAGGAGACCCTGAAGCACAGTTCTGTCGGAGGTGAAGGAGAGCAGGAAGGGCGCGGCGGCGGTGTTTCCATCGCTTCGCAACCGCCGCCATCCTTGGACTGAAACTCAGCTGTTAGTTTTTCACCTGTCGATGCTTACAGTTTAATACTCCTAAAATTTACATGGTAAAAGAGAAGTAAAATGAACACCTGCAAGTATGAAAAGAAATTCAGGCTACATATTTAAAACAGATCAGACTTTTTTTCTTCCTATGATCACATCCTCAATTGGAACATCTTCACATGATCGATAGACATTCTTCATATATTTGTACTCCAGTTCATTCCACTTAAGATGATGGCAGACATATACTTTCCTGACACCAGCTTAGCACCCATCTATATTTCCTTAAGTATGatacagaaatagatttctttattTCCCCATGGGTTTGACAAAAAGCCTTCAAAATTCAGAACTTGTGGGTAGAGACTTCAATATGTGCTGGGAGACTATGGACAGAAGTATTGCAAGAGTAAATTGTATTTAAAAAGTAATTGCACGCCACCACAGATGGAACTGCAATAGATGGTTAGCATACCTTGCATGTCCCCCACTGAATATCAGTAGACCATCATTGTCAGAATACAGGACGGATGGCCAATTCTGCCTCCATATGCACATCAGAGTTTATCAGCTAGAGCTTTTACAGACAATGTGTATTTATTACATTTGAAAATGAGGTGGAAAGACTAAAGCGAGCA
It includes:
- the LOC127294323 gene encoding uncharacterized protein; this encodes MSGNHVCVDNTLRRKFDKEGYLERARQRERDEKDEYRRDHNVQCKQLTINFHPLALAVAFLQVTPPGGSLCLAWQSVSAVRRSTREAVCWPWSRVSSLHVTPNHLYSTGIPPNGSLGRHNEGTRVTTANRDLLQLMGLVQRFCIP